The Verrucomicrobiia bacterium genome window below encodes:
- the trpA gene encoding tryptophan synthase subunit alpha, producing the protein MNRIVECFDSLRARGRKGLVVYIGAGDPDLQTTLRLSLALERAGVDILELGVPFSDPLADGLVNQLAAQRGLDSGTTPPAVLDTVRAIRRESSVPIVLYLYYNLLHRVGPETFIRDCAAAGVDGLLVLDLPPEESGSHGKLMDASGLCPIYLVAPTTPAERMALIGPLARGFIYYVSREGVTGMQTTVSDTIGAMTARIRAHSSLPIAVGFGISNADQAREVARHADAIVVGSAVVNRIAELGRSPRLIPEVTAFVTSLSQAIQS; encoded by the coding sequence GTGAACCGCATCGTGGAATGTTTCGATTCGCTCCGGGCCCGCGGACGCAAGGGCCTGGTGGTGTACATCGGCGCGGGCGATCCAGACCTCCAGACCACGCTGCGGCTTTCCTTGGCGCTCGAGCGGGCCGGTGTGGACATCCTCGAACTTGGAGTGCCCTTCAGCGACCCGCTGGCCGACGGGCTGGTGAACCAGCTGGCCGCCCAGCGGGGGCTCGACAGCGGCACCACCCCCCCCGCAGTCCTCGACACGGTCCGGGCCATCCGGAGGGAATCCTCCGTCCCGATCGTGCTCTACCTTTACTACAACCTGCTCCACCGGGTCGGACCCGAGACGTTCATCCGCGACTGCGCGGCCGCCGGAGTGGACGGGCTGCTGGTGCTGGATCTGCCGCCGGAGGAGTCCGGCAGCCACGGGAAGTTGATGGACGCCTCCGGCCTGTGCCCGATCTACCTGGTCGCCCCGACCACGCCCGCCGAACGGATGGCGCTCATCGGCCCGCTGGCACGCGGCTTCATCTACTACGTGAGCCGCGAGGGGGTCACGGGCATGCAGACGACCGTGAGCGACACGATCGGGGCAATGACGGCGCGGATTCGCGCCCACAGTTCCCTGCCCATCGCCGTGGGGTTCGGGATTTCCAATGCGGATCAGGCCCGGGAGGTCGCCCGCCACGCAGACGCCATCGTTGTGGGCAGTGCCGTGGTGAACCGCATCGCAGAACTGGGCCGTTCCCCACGGTTGATTCCCGAAGTCACCGCCTTCGTCACCTCGCTCTCGCAAGCCATCCAGTCATGA
- a CDS encoding FAD-binding protein codes for MNPMHQPASLKELAEAIRSVPRVVPVGAGTKPRLTTAEGVRISTAALSAMVEYEPQEFTFTAQAGIPLERLMNTLAACGQYLPFDPPLVRAGATLGGTVAAGLSGPGRVRFGGVRDFILGVRFVDGAGRLLQLGGKVVKNAAGFDLPKFFCGSLGRFGMLGELTFKVFPRPDAAVTLRLRAATPADRLRVFRVVGRSRWEPVAVEGVPGCCDVWVRLAGPESAMSSLAADVLAELPGERESPGTDVMDSLREFDWAPQRGVLVKVPLTPVDTEALTPALNAIEGVRHQVGAGGTVAWVAWEDPGTMTAVGSTLARLGLEGLTLRGDAPLWWSRSPRAAVESAVKLALDPAHRFPPLDS; via the coding sequence ATGAACCCCATGCACCAGCCCGCGTCATTGAAGGAGCTGGCTGAGGCGATCCGGTCCGTACCACGGGTCGTTCCGGTCGGCGCCGGGACCAAGCCGCGACTGACCACGGCCGAAGGGGTGCGCATCTCGACGGCGGCCTTGTCCGCCATGGTCGAATACGAGCCGCAGGAGTTCACGTTCACCGCACAGGCCGGCATTCCGCTGGAGCGGTTGATGAACACGCTTGCGGCGTGCGGCCAGTACCTGCCATTCGATCCGCCGCTGGTCCGGGCCGGGGCCACGCTCGGGGGTACGGTTGCGGCAGGCCTGAGCGGGCCGGGCCGGGTTCGCTTTGGCGGCGTGCGCGACTTCATTCTGGGAGTCCGGTTTGTGGACGGAGCGGGCCGTCTGCTTCAGCTGGGGGGCAAGGTGGTGAAAAACGCGGCGGGCTTTGATCTGCCGAAGTTCTTTTGCGGGAGCCTGGGACGCTTCGGGATGCTGGGGGAGCTGACGTTCAAGGTGTTTCCGCGTCCCGACGCGGCGGTCACCCTTCGATTGCGGGCGGCCACCCCCGCGGACCGGTTGCGCGTGTTTCGTGTCGTTGGTCGCTCCCGATGGGAACCGGTGGCCGTGGAGGGGGTTCCCGGATGCTGCGATGTCTGGGTCCGATTGGCGGGACCGGAATCCGCAATGTCCTCATTGGCCGCGGACGTTCTTGCGGAACTCCCCGGGGAGCGCGAGTCGCCGGGGACGGATGTGATGGATTCCCTGCGCGAGTTTGACTGGGCGCCGCAGCGAGGAGTCCTGGTCAAGGTGCCGCTGACGCCGGTGGACACGGAGGCATTGACGCCGGCTCTGAATGCGATTGAGGGGGTCCGGCATCAGGTGGGTGCCGGTGGTACGGTGGCTTGGGTGGCCTGGGAGGATCCCGGGACGATGACAGCGGTGGGGTCCACGCTGGCGCGCCTCGGGTTGGAGGGCCTGACCCTGCGGGGCGATGCACCGCTGTGGTGGTCCCGATCACCTCGCGCGGCGGTTGAATCCGCGGTGAAGCTCGCATTGGATCCCGCGCATCGGTTTCCTCCACTCGATTCCTGA